In Macaca nemestrina isolate mMacNem1 chromosome 10, mMacNem.hap1, whole genome shotgun sequence, the genomic window ttcagaCTTTTCAATCTGGAGAGAGCCCTTACATTGTCATCAAAAGGATCCCTATCATAAGTGAAATATACTTTGAATCAAGAGTGACTATTTTATATTGTGTTAACCATGATGCTTAAATTACAGTAGCAGTTCAGCTTTATAAGTGTTTATTAGGCCTCCACCTTGTGCCAGATTCTGTACAGATGTTACAGGGAATATTCCAGAATAAATTCTGGTATTAGTATTATTTATTGTGATCCCCTAATTCAGCACTCTAAACGTTAGCATCTAGGTATAGCATGAAATCTTGTataggcaaaataataataaggccTTTAATCTGAAGGGCAGGCCTAGAGACGCTTGTCTCTAAGGCAACCTCCAGTGTCTTCCCATTGTTCTTAAAATAACATCCAAACAACCTTAGCCTCACCCATACCACCTTGCAGAACTCATCTGCCGCTGCTACTCAATGTGtttccatgcctcagcctcccaaagtgctgggattacaggcctgagccaccatgcctggccacccgGCTTTATTTCTATGTGTGCTTGTTTACTATCCGCTTCCTCTATTAGAATCAAAACGCCATCAGATCATAACCCTAGGGGCCTGTCTTGTTCACTGATATATTCCTCttatctagaacagtgcctggtacagagtATGTAcctaataaatgttcattgaatgaatgaatgaattgaagaCACAGGTCGGGGCTGTGGTCCTAATGTGAACATCACATTCCTTGGATCATTCCAGGGGAGACAATCCAGGGCCTGAGGGCGAATCTCACCAGTGCCATAGAAACCCTGTGTGGTGTGGACTCCTCCGTGGCAGTGTCCTCTGGCGGGGAGCTCTTCCTCCGCTTCATCAGCCTTACCTCCCTGGAATACTCCGTAAGTACCTGCTCTCCCTGGGGTTACCTTTCTACTTCTCCATTTAGTGACAGACATTCTCAGCATTACCTGGATCTTCCCTGTCCCCTCATTTTGCTCTTTTCTTCCTAGGATTACTCCAAATGTAAAAAGATCATGATTGAGCGGGGAGAACTTTTTCTCAGAAGAATATCACTGTCAAGAAATAAAATTGCAGATCTGTGCCATACTTTCATCAAAGATGGAGCGGTGAGTGGATAACCATCATGCGTGCTAAGGAGGAGCAAGGGCTTCGAGTCTGACTGCCTGGGGTAAAATCCAGGCTTTGGCATTCATTTGCTGTGGAGCCTTGgacaggttacttaacctctctgcacAGCTTTCTCATCTGTTCAATAAGGGTGAGAATAGTACCTACCtcctagggttgttgtgaggattaaatgaggcagGACGTGTAAGGGGCAAAGGGTGTGAGGGCTTGGTATTGTGTCTGGCACTTAGTAAGTGCCACGTGAATGTAGATCTTGTTATTAGAGACGGTTGTCATTGTAAACAGGCAGAGAGGGACAGTGGGACAGCATGTGTGATTCTTGATTTAATACAATGTTTTACTAAAGAAGTGTTTTTAGGATTGTGTATGCAGTAAATCTGAATTAACACAGAACAGCTCTTGTCACTGGTTAACACCAAGGACTTTATTAGTGAAGGTTAGCAATAAAGGGAGATTGagggaaattttctttttaacttcattttagaTGCTATTACAGAGATGTAAAGCTGCTCAGTGTTTATAAGTGAGGAAAGACAGGAGGTGCAAGTTGAGCCATCTCCCAGCACAGGTGTAATGAAACTTTCATAATGCCCCTCCCACCAGCATACGTCCTTTTGCTACCTCGGCCTCCCCTGACCATAAAATTACTTACTTGCattttgactcttaaatcttgTCCTCCATTTTATTAGCCCCTTCCCAACCTTTGACATTTGTTATTAAATAAATGGCATAATAGATGTGAGTGAAACTTGTTCAAAAGCCAGTTGCAAACAAAGCCTTTTTTGGGCAAGTGGAGGCAAGGTTGTGACTTCCTTTCACTGGAGCCGTCTCCTTCCACAGACCTGCTGTGCCATCAGTATTGTGCAGGTTTCGTTTGCTCTAGTGTAGTGTGATACATGTGTACTTCACCTGCAGTCACCTACTCAGGACTGATTTAGACAAAATTCATAGCAGAGCTGCTCAGATTTGAAAGTGCAGAGGAGTCAGGTGGGGTCTTATTAAATGCAGATTGGGATTCAGTGGGTTTGGGCTAGGGCCCAGGAAGCTGCCTTTCTAACAGGTTCTCAGGTAAGACCCAGAAAGGAGCTAGAGAGCTGGTTCTGCCCTCTTGTCTTACTCTGTCTTCTGCACTCTTCCACAGAAAAGAGGTtatggaggctgggcatggtggcttatgcctgtaatcccagcactttggaaagccaagatgggcagattgcttgagtccaggagtccaagaccagcccaggcaacatggcaaaacctcatctctactaaaaatacaaaaacttagccaggcgtggtggcacaatcctgtggtcccagctactcgggggcctgaggtgggagaatcacctgaacccaggaagttgcggctgcagtgagctgtcataccactgcattccagcctgggcaacaggagtgagatcctgtctcaccaagaaaaaaaaaaaaaagaaagaaagaaaagaggttatgGGCCCACTGCAGTGGCTTATGTGTGTAATCGTAGCCAGAGgttcgcttgaggccaggaattcaacactagcctgagcaacatagggagagaggccctatttctacaaaaaataaaataaattagctagtCATAGTgctgcacatctgtagtcccagctactggggtggctgaggtgggaggatcacttgagcccaggatgtcaaggctacagtgagccatgaacactccactgcactccagcctaggcatcagagcaagaccttggctcaagaaagaaaagaaattatgcaTAAGTGTCTACACGTTGCATCCATGCCACAGATAGGTTGTGATTACCCCAAACAGtttataaattcaaaaaaattagccatcatTTCAAAATTGGATTTTTGGCCCCTGTAAGCAAAACCGTCACCTCGTCTGGCAATCATGGGGCCACATGACGACAGCTAGGGCTGAGGAGTCCTGGCCCTCCTTagccttttctttttgagacagggtctcaatctgttgcccagactagagtacactggcatgattacggctcattgcagcctcaacctcccaggctcgagtgatccccccaccttagcctcccaagtagctgggactataggcacatgccgctgcatccagctaattttttttgttgttattttttgtagagatggggtattgccaagttgcccagactggttttgaactcctgggctcaagcagtcctccaaccttggcctcccaaaatgctgggagtacaggtgtgagccagcacacccagccttCCGTAGCCTTTTCGCTTTGCTGCTGACCCCACTCAACCTGCTGCAGTGACTTCTGCTACCTGCCTGGTTCCCGTAGGCCTGAGTGTGCAAACCATGTCTTAGAAATAGGGAAACCAACCCAAGGGAACCTCATGGAGCCTTCAGCTATCCAGGCTTTTGTATCCTTTGGGTAACACTGTGTGGGAGTTCCATTTCTGCACCTGCTATGGGATGTGAGACCTGGCAGAAACTTTTTCAGCTTGCAAATGGGATGGAAACTGTACCATCAGGTCTCCTTTCTGGTTGTGGTTGATTTGTGAGAAAGTGTACAGAGACGCTTAGGGTGTCGGGAACATGCGCCGCAGTGCAGAGGGTGTGAGTGAGCAGCAAGGAGCCTGGCCCTTTGACGAAGCTTTCTTGGTCCACAGACAATATTGACTCACGCCTACTCCAGAGTGGTCCTGAGAGTCCTGGAAGCAGCCGTGGCGGCCAAGAAGCGATTTAGTGTATACGTCACAGAGTCACAGCCTGATTTGTCAGGGCAAGTACCTTTCTGTTCAGTTATGTGCCCAGCCATCATCGCACAGAGCAAACTGCAGATTAGAGTCCAACAGAATCAGAACCAGAATGTGCCCCCAACTTGCCAGCAGTCAGCATTGCCTTTCATTGTACCTTTTCCTGCCTTTGgaataaaaatcactgaatttgcAGCAGGTCACAGTATCGGATCTAGGGGTTTCACTTAAGTAGTTAACGCTGTGGTAGAGCAGAGATTTATTGATGAAAGATTTTTGTCAAGGAATAGGTAACTCACATCTCCCTCTCTCTAGAcgataataaaagcaaaacttcCTCCTTTTTTCCTGAATTTACATCTCTTACCCAGAGTCTCTAAGAGTATAGTTTTCCAAAAATACTTCTTTCTAAAAAACCCAAATTCTTGTTTCCTTACTCCAAAGTCTTGGGATCTGCCCCTTAACCCATTAGTATTAATGTGAGTTTCAAGCAAACATGCACTGTCCACATTAAGTGATTCATCACACATCACTGTGGGACTGTCTTGTACTTCCTCTAACATTCTAAAAATGTATGTCATCTTCAGTAAGAAAATGGCTAAAGCCCTCTGCCACCTCAACGTCCCTGTCACTGTGGTGCTAGATGCTGCTGTCGGGTGAGTGCCCATCTTCCCCAGCCATAatcacctcccccaccccacactgGCTCCCAGCAGGGTTTTCAGATTGAAAGTTTGAGTCCCATTCATAAAACTACAGCGGGTAGCGTCCTGCTTCTTAATTAATAGCTGCCCTAAACCAGCAAGCTTGTTATGAGGCTGTGATAGCATACAAAGAAGACAGAGCTGTAGGATGTTGGGGAGAGTGGGAGTTGTGTCTATAGCTTTATGGCTGTAAGTGTGAGTgcgtttttttgtttatttgtttttggggttgtttttttttttgagacggagtcttgctctgtcacccaggctggagtgcagtcgccggatctcagctcactgcaagctccgcctcccgggtttatgccattctcctgcctcagcctcccgagtacctgggattacaggcacccaccaccatgtccagctaattttttagtagagacggggtttcaccatgttagccaggatggtctcgatctcctgaccttgtgatccgcccgccttggcctcccaaagtgctggaattacaggcatgagccaccatgcccggcctgtttgtttgttgagacagagtcttgccctgtcacccaggctggagtgcagtggtgcgatcttggttcactgcaatctccgcctcccaggttcaagtgattctcctgtctcagcctcccaagtaactgggattactggtgcatgccaccatgccaggttaattcttttgtatttttagtagaggtggggtttcaccacgttggccaggctggtctcgaactcctcacctcaggtgatctgcccacctcagcctcccaaagtgctgggattacaggcatgagccaccaggcccggccagtGTGAATGCATTTTAAGAGCAAAGTACAAAGGTCAGTTGGGATCAGCAGAGGGTAATCAGGGCCTCTGTTTCTGTGAAGACCTGGCTGTCCTCAGTGGCATGCTGGGATGCTTTGTCTCACCTAGAAGATGCAGCTTCTATGGCAAAGTCAAGGTCACATGTTCCTGGGATTGTCAGTGTATTTCACAAGAGAAAACAAGAGTAATGATCTCttggaatgaaaacaaaatagatgATTAAGGAAATTAGGAATGTGTTCAAAAGTAAGCATTTTGAggaattcttcttttttttttgagacggagtctcgctctgctgcccaggctggagtgcagtggccggatctcagctcactgcaagctccgcctcccgggttcacgccattctcctgcctcagcctctcgagtagctgggactacaggcgcccgccaccacgcccggctagttttttgtattttttagtagagacggggtttcaccgtgttagccaggatggtctcgatctcctgacctcgtgatccgcccgtctcggcctcccaaagtgctgggattaccggcttgagccaccgcgcccggccgaggaatTCTTCTAATTGCTCATTTTAGAAACTAAATTGGCCTTCATCCTACCAGAAAGATTCTTAAgtttgggcacagtggctcatacctgaggcaggcggatcgctagAGTgcaggagttggacaccagcctgggcaatacccatctctacaaacaaaatacagaaattagctgggcatggtggcatatgctgtggtcccagctacctgggaggctgaaatgggaggatcacttgagcctaagaggtagAAGTTTggtctgagatcatgccactgcactctagcgtgggcaacagagtgagaccttgtctcaaaaaaaaaaaaaaagaaagaaagatttttaaattgcataACACATTTGTCCAACTTCAGATCacatcagattttaaaattttgtttggttTGAACTGAAGTAGAACAGAAAGTAGAGGATACCACACTTGGAAGGATAACTGCTGTGTCAGGACATTCTTGCTTCAgttacacacatatgtatgtgtgcatgcccTGGGCGGCAGTGTGAAGTGTATGTCTCATTGTAGTGTCATGAACAAAAAACGCCCCTGGTAACAATGCCAGGGGTCTATCGTGTGTTAAgcgctctttaaaaaaaaaaagtagttatgGGAGGAACTTACCTTGATAGAAATGGAATATTGATCTTTGCAGATGATGATGCTACTCGTTAGagacaagaaaataaagcatgaaaagctttttttccccttagctACATCATGGAGAAGGCAGATCTTGTCATAGTTGGTGCCGAAGGAGTTGTTGAAAACGGAGGAATTATTAACAAGGTAAGAGCATCAGTTCTCCCCAGTTCCCCGCTCAAGACTTGGAGGTGTCTTGCTGACCTAGGACACCACAGCAGTGTTGTTGATTACAGTTCCTTCTAACCCTCCTCCACTTCAGGACTTCATCATGGTGTATTGAGTTTTTGCCCAGTTCCCATAACTCATAGCAATGGTCAGTCCAGTTTTGgtcaaatctttcttctttttaggtTGGTCTGCATAAATGAAGACAATGTAATTTGGTCAGGTGTGATGGCtgatacctataatcctagcaattcaagaggccagggtgggaggatcacttgaggccttgagtttaagaccagcctgggcaacatagtgaaatcctgtctctacaaaaacttagaaaaattagctgggcgtggtggtgcttacCTGTAGTTCCACCTGccgaggaagctgaggcaggggtatcactggagtccaggaatttgagattgcAGTAAgttatgattacaccactgcattccagcctgggtgatggtgagatcctgtctcagaaaaaaaaaaaaaaagtgtaatttatatttaatttatacaaaATTGGCTTGAATTGGAATTGgggtttggtttttattttttaattctttatgtgtacattttattctttatcatacatatacacataataaaaacatacaaatatttttaaaatactatttgtatgtttacatataaagtatgtatgtataaaatatgtgtatttatatgtaaatattttatatatttttaaatagagacacgttcactctgttggccaggctgtagtgtagttcagtggtcatagcttactgcagtcttgaactcctagcctgaaGCAACCCTTccacttctcaaagtgctaggattacaggcgtgagccactgtggccagcctgtcgtttgttttcattttaattgagcACATTTGACCTCCGTTTTTTATTACAATTTCTCTCTCCATTATTTAATTTAGAAAGGCTTCATGAAAGctttttttagttaaaatatatataacacaaggccgggcgtggtggctcacacccataatcccaacactttgggaggctgaggcaggcggaccacctgaggtc contains:
- the LOC105493911 gene encoding translation initiation factor eIF2B subunit alpha, coding for MDDKELIEYFKSQMKEDPDMASAVAAIRTLLEFLKRDKGETIQGLRANLTSAIETLCGVDSSVAVSSGGELFLRFISLTSLEYSDYSKCKKIMIERGELFLRRISLSRNKIADLCHTFIKDGATILTHAYSRVVLRVLEAAVAAKKRFSVYVTESQPDLSGQKMAKALCHLNVPVTVVLDAAVGYIMEKADLVIVGAEGVVENGGIINKIGTNQMAVCAKAQNKPFYAVAESFKFVRLFPLNQQDVPDKFKYKADTLKVAQTGQDLKEEHPWVDYTAPSLITLLFTDLGVLTPSAVSDELIKLYL